The following proteins come from a genomic window of Mariniflexile sp. TRM1-10:
- a CDS encoding penicillin-binding protein 1A, which translates to MATKEQTPKNQDFSKYIRWFWMLFAGGILFAVLMFLLASWGLFGEMPDHTVLENPKINLAAEIISSDGKTIGKFYLNDNRTPVEYDELPQHLVDALLATEDARFHNHSGIDAFGTLRAIVKLGSGGGASTISQQLAKQLFHGEGSKNKLGRITQKIKEWIIATRLERQYTKEEIIAQYFNIYDFLNNADGIRSAARIYFGKEPKDLDLKESAMLVGMFKNSSLFNPRKRPELTRERRNVVLAQMEKYDFIDEKVKDSLQKTDLDLNYSPESHREGIATYFRGYLDGFMKDWIKNNLKPDGSKWNLYNDGLKIYTTIDSRMQEYAEDAVEQHMSRLQTAFFSQNTPQKNPTAPFIDLSKEEIDALLKNAMKQSERWRKMKYDLGKSDKDIQASFYKPTEMSVFAWKKGKATEVDTIMKPIDSIRYYKTFLRTGMMAMDPQTGHVKAWVGGINYRHFQYDMVKQGKRQVGSTFKPFVYATAIDQLHYSPCNEFSDSPFCIEKGKYGNIEDWCPKNSGGEYGGTRTLKNALANSVNTITARLMDQVGPQPVIDLVKKLGVESNIPAVPSIALGTADLSVYEMVGAYAAFANKGVYTKPVMVTTIEDKNGTILYQFKPETRDVLGDEEAYVTIKLLEGVTQSGSGARLRWTSAPDKFYKEVITGYPYGFTNPIAGKTGTTQNQSDGWFMGMVPNLVTGVWVGGDDRSIHFAGIKYGQGAAMALPIWGSFMKKCYEDKTLDVSTGNFEAPSSLSINVDCSKVSETNNDGGSSSTPDDLNF; encoded by the coding sequence ATGGCAACAAAAGAACAAACACCAAAAAACCAAGACTTTTCAAAATACATCCGTTGGTTTTGGATGTTATTTGCAGGAGGTATCCTGTTCGCAGTATTAATGTTTTTATTAGCCTCTTGGGGCCTTTTTGGTGAGATGCCAGACCATACGGTTTTAGAAAACCCTAAAATAAATTTAGCTGCCGAAATTATTTCTTCTGATGGAAAAACCATAGGTAAATTCTATTTAAACGATAATAGAACACCTGTTGAGTATGACGAATTACCCCAACATTTAGTTGATGCTTTATTGGCCACTGAAGATGCACGTTTTCACAACCATTCGGGTATTGATGCTTTTGGCACCTTAAGAGCCATTGTGAAATTAGGTAGCGGCGGTGGTGCCAGTACGATCTCGCAACAATTAGCAAAACAACTCTTTCATGGTGAAGGTTCTAAAAATAAATTAGGCAGGATAACCCAAAAAATTAAAGAATGGATTATTGCTACCCGTTTAGAGCGCCAGTACACCAAAGAAGAGATTATCGCCCAGTATTTTAATATTTATGATTTTTTAAATAATGCCGATGGTATTAGAAGTGCTGCTAGAATTTATTTTGGAAAGGAACCCAAAGATTTAGATTTAAAAGAATCCGCTATGTTAGTGGGTATGTTTAAGAATTCATCATTATTCAACCCTAGAAAACGTCCAGAGCTAACAAGAGAAAGAAGAAATGTGGTTTTGGCGCAAATGGAAAAATATGATTTTATAGACGAGAAAGTGAAAGACTCGCTTCAAAAAACGGATTTAGATTTAAACTATTCACCAGAATCACACCGTGAAGGTATTGCCACTTATTTTAGAGGCTATTTAGATGGTTTTATGAAAGACTGGATAAAAAACAACCTAAAACCAGATGGTAGTAAATGGAATTTATACAATGATGGTTTAAAAATTTATACGACCATTGATTCACGCATGCAAGAGTATGCTGAAGATGCTGTAGAACAGCACATGTCTAGGTTACAAACTGCTTTTTTTAGCCAAAACACACCTCAAAAAAACCCAACGGCTCCGTTTATAGATTTATCTAAAGAAGAAATAGATGCGTTATTAAAAAATGCTATGAAACAATCGGAGCGTTGGAGAAAAATGAAATACGATTTAGGGAAATCGGATAAAGACATTCAAGCTTCCTTTTATAAGCCTACCGAAATGTCTGTTTTTGCTTGGAAAAAAGGAAAAGCTACTGAGGTGGATACTATTATGAAACCTATAGACTCCATACGTTATTATAAAACCTTTTTAAGAACAGGTATGATGGCTATGGATCCTCAAACAGGGCATGTAAAAGCTTGGGTAGGCGGTATTAATTATAGACATTTCCAATATGATATGGTTAAACAAGGGAAACGTCAAGTAGGTTCTACTTTTAAACCATTTGTTTACGCAACAGCTATAGACCAGTTGCATTACTCGCCCTGTAATGAATTTTCAGACTCACCTTTTTGTATAGAAAAAGGTAAATACGGAAATATAGAGGATTGGTGCCCTAAAAACTCTGGAGGAGAATATGGTGGTACAAGAACTCTAAAAAATGCTTTAGCAAACTCTGTTAATACTATTACTGCGCGGTTAATGGATCAAGTAGGGCCACAACCAGTAATCGATTTAGTTAAAAAATTGGGTGTAGAATCCAATATTCCTGCCGTACCGTCTATTGCATTAGGGACTGCAGATTTAAGTGTTTACGAAATGGTAGGTGCTTATGCAGCGTTTGCCAATAAGGGTGTTTACACAAAACCGGTAATGGTTACCACTATTGAAGATAAAAACGGTACCATTCTATATCAATTTAAACCAGAAACGCGCGATGTTTTAGGAGATGAAGAGGCATATGTAACCATAAAACTTTTAGAAGGTGTGACCCAATCTGGTTCTGGTGCTAGATTGAGATGGACAAGTGCCCCCGATAAATTTTACAAAGAAGTAATTACAGGCTATCCGTACGGGTTTACGAACCCTATTGCTGGAAAAACAGGAACTACTCAAAACCAAAGTGATGGTTGGTTTATGGGCATGGTGCCTAATTTAGTAACAGGTGTTTGGGTAGGTGGAGATGATAGGTCTATACATTTTGCAGGTATAAAATATGGGCAAGGAGCTGCGATGGCATTACCAATTTGGGGGTCCTTTATGAAAAAATGTTATGAGGATAAAACATTAGATGTTTCTACGGGTAATTTTGAAGCGCCTTCTAGTCTTTCTATAAATGTAGATTGTTCTAAAGTATCTGAAACCAATAATGATGGGGGCTCTAGTAGTACACCAGATGATTTGAATTTTTAG
- the recA gene encoding recombinase RecA, which yields MSSEKEAKLKALKLTLDKLDKAYGKGTVMKMSDQAVVDVDAISSGSLGLDIALGVGGYPRGRVIEIYGPESSGKTTLTLHAIAEAQKSGGIAAFIDAEHAFDRFYAEKLGVDLENLIISQPDNGEQALEITDNLIRSGAIDIVVIDSVAALTPKSEIEGEMGDSKMGLHARLMSQALRKLTASISKTNCTVIFINQLREKIGVMFGNPETTTGGNALKFYASVRLDIRRSTQIKETDGNVTGNKTRVKVVKNKVAPPFKTAEFDIMYGEGISKVGEVLDIAVENEIIKKSGSWFSYEETKLGQGRDAVKALIKDNPELMDELEAKVRKIAKAASASE from the coding sequence ATGAGCAGCGAAAAAGAAGCTAAATTAAAAGCACTAAAACTTACATTAGATAAATTAGACAAAGCCTACGGAAAAGGCACTGTAATGAAAATGAGCGATCAAGCAGTTGTTGATGTGGATGCCATTTCATCGGGATCTCTTGGTTTGGATATTGCCTTAGGCGTTGGCGGTTACCCACGCGGACGTGTTATTGAGATTTATGGACCGGAATCGTCGGGAAAAACAACCCTAACGTTACATGCTATTGCCGAAGCACAAAAATCTGGTGGCATTGCGGCCTTTATTGATGCAGAGCATGCTTTTGATAGATTTTATGCTGAAAAATTAGGCGTAGACTTAGAAAACTTAATAATTTCCCAACCAGATAACGGTGAGCAAGCCTTGGAAATTACAGATAATTTAATCCGTTCTGGGGCCATTGATATCGTCGTAATCGATTCTGTGGCAGCCTTAACACCAAAAAGTGAAATTGAAGGCGAAATGGGTGATTCTAAAATGGGATTACATGCACGTTTAATGTCTCAAGCCTTAAGAAAGCTAACAGCTTCAATTAGCAAAACAAATTGTACCGTAATTTTTATCAATCAGTTACGTGAAAAAATTGGCGTTATGTTTGGTAACCCAGAAACCACAACGGGTGGTAATGCTCTAAAGTTTTATGCATCGGTGAGGTTAGATATTCGTCGTTCTACTCAAATAAAAGAAACCGATGGTAATGTTACAGGTAATAAAACCCGCGTAAAAGTGGTTAAAAACAAAGTAGCACCGCCATTTAAAACAGCCGAATTTGACATTATGTACGGTGAAGGTATAAGCAAAGTTGGAGAGGTTTTAGACATTGCTGTTGAAAACGAAATTATTAAAAAAAGTGGCTCTTGGTTTAGTTATGAAGAAACAAAACTGGGCCAAGGTAGGGATGCTGTAAAAGCACTCATAAAAGACAATCCAGAACTCATGGATGAACTCGAAGCCAAGGTTAGAAAAATAGCCAAAGCCGCTTCGGCTTCAGAATAG
- a CDS encoding ferredoxin, with protein MVVITLQRNKCIGCNYCVEFAPKQFQMSKKDGKTVLLHAVDKKGFFTLKSNDHTILEACETASRACPVKIIDVKDI; from the coding sequence ATGGTTGTTATTACTTTACAACGCAATAAATGTATTGGTTGCAATTACTGTGTGGAATTTGCACCAAAACAGTTTCAAATGTCTAAAAAAGATGGAAAAACGGTGTTGTTACATGCTGTGGATAAAAAAGGGTTTTTCACGCTAAAGTCTAACGACCATACTATTTTAGAGGCTTGCGAAACCGCTTCAAGAGCTTGTCCGGTAAAGATAATAGACGTAAAAGACATTTAA
- a CDS encoding gliding motility lipoprotein GldH has translation MLRNNVLLFLLLVSFVFTSCDPNRVFDVYQSVPNKWHKDSVVSFTITPPDSINAYNLFVNLRNTNAYKYNNLFLIVEMAFPHGKTVKDTLEYKMADPSGKFLGTGLTDIKENKLWYKEQVVFKEKGNYVVNIQHAMRENGKVNGVVELEGITDVGFRIENLVKNND, from the coding sequence ATGCTGCGAAATAATGTGTTGCTGTTTTTATTATTAGTTTCTTTTGTGTTTACATCTTGTGATCCTAATCGTGTTTTTGATGTATATCAATCGGTACCGAATAAGTGGCATAAAGACTCTGTCGTTAGTTTTACTATAACACCACCAGACTCTATAAACGCCTACAATTTATTTGTAAATTTAAGAAACACCAATGCCTATAAATACAACAATTTATTTCTAATTGTTGAAATGGCATTTCCGCACGGAAAAACAGTAAAAGACACTTTAGAATATAAAATGGCAGACCCATCAGGGAAATTTTTAGGCACTGGCTTAACAGATATTAAAGAGAATAAGCTTTGGTATAAAGAGCAAGTTGTTTTTAAAGAAAAAGGAAATTACGTAGTCAATATTCAACATGCTATGAGAGAAAATGGAAAAGTTAATGGCGTTGTAGAGCTTGAAGGTATTACCGATGTTGGTTTCAGAATTGAAAACCTAGTAAAAAATAACGATTAA
- a CDS encoding peptidase U32 family protein, producing the protein MQKIELMAPAGNFESLQAALDNGADSIYFGVEQLNMRARASINFTLDDLPEIARRCEAKNVRTYLTLNTIIYDHDLSIVKTLISKAKDVGITAVIAMDQAVIMTAREIGMEVHISTQINITNIETVKFYALFADTMVLSRELSLRQVKKITEQIEKDQIKGPSGKLVEIEVFGHGALCMAVSGKCYMSLHSYNSSANRGACKQNCRKKYTVIEQETGFEMELDNEYIMSPKDLCTIDILDQVADAGIKVLKIEGRGRAPEYVAKVIKCYRQAIDSLENKTFEKEKVILWMQELEKVYNRGFWNGYYLGQKLGEWSEGSGSHATQKKVYIGKGTHFFPKPQIGEFKIEAYDITVGDTILITGPTTGAKELEVAEMMVNDTKLSKGTKGDLVTIPLGFRIRPSDKLYKIVENKVEA; encoded by the coding sequence ATGCAAAAAATTGAATTAATGGCTCCCGCAGGGAACTTTGAGTCCTTGCAAGCTGCTTTAGACAATGGTGCAGATTCTATATATTTTGGGGTCGAACAACTTAATATGCGTGCCAGGGCATCTATTAATTTTACTTTAGACGATTTACCAGAAATAGCAAGACGTTGTGAAGCCAAAAACGTTCGAACGTATTTAACTTTAAATACTATCATTTACGATCACGATTTATCTATTGTAAAAACATTAATCAGTAAAGCAAAAGACGTTGGGATTACAGCCGTAATTGCCATGGATCAAGCGGTTATAATGACAGCAAGGGAAATTGGTATGGAAGTGCATATTTCCACTCAAATAAATATAACCAATATTGAAACGGTTAAGTTTTATGCCCTATTTGCCGACACGATGGTTTTAAGTCGAGAGTTAAGTTTAAGACAGGTAAAAAAAATTACGGAGCAAATAGAAAAAGACCAAATAAAAGGACCTTCGGGGAAATTGGTTGAGATAGAGGTTTTTGGTCATGGTGCACTTTGTATGGCGGTTTCCGGTAAATGTTACATGAGTTTACATTCGTATAATTCATCGGCAAACAGAGGGGCTTGCAAGCAAAATTGCAGAAAAAAATATACGGTTATCGAGCAGGAAACTGGTTTTGAAATGGAACTGGATAACGAGTACATTATGTCGCCAAAAGATTTATGTACTATCGATATTTTAGACCAAGTAGCCGATGCAGGTATTAAAGTATTAAAAATTGAAGGTCGTGGTCGCGCCCCAGAATATGTAGCTAAAGTGATTAAGTGTTACAGACAAGCCATCGATAGTTTAGAAAACAAAACCTTCGAAAAGGAAAAAGTAATTCTGTGGATGCAAGAACTTGAAAAAGTATATAACCGCGGATTCTGGAATGGCTATTATTTAGGTCAGAAATTGGGCGAATGGAGTGAAGGTTCTGGGTCGCATGCAACACAAAAGAAAGTTTATATAGGCAAAGGCACGCACTTTTTCCCGAAACCTCAAATTGGAGAGTTTAAAATTGAAGCTTACGATATTACGGTTGGCGATACTATTTTAATTACAGGACCAACTACTGGCGCTAAAGAACTTGAGGTAGCAGAAATGATGGTAAATGATACAAAATTATCAAAAGGAACAAAAGGAGATCTGGTAACGATTCCACTTGGGTTTAGAATACGTCCTTCAGATAAATTATATAAAATAGTAGAAAATAAAGTAGAAGCTTAA
- a CDS encoding lysophospholipid acyltransferase family protein, which yields MKFFKYLFWILYRIWFYILVAMPILIMFPILLISILKESWYPFFFKLARIWAKIILIGMGFNWKIESEQTPEKSKSYMFIANHTSMTDIMLMLVSVKNPFVFVGKKELTKIPLFGFFYKRTCILVDRSSEKSRKAVFLRAQKRLKTGVSICIFPEGGVPEEHIVLDEFKDGAFRLAINHHIPIVPITFADNKKRLSYTFFSGSPGIMRVKIHDFLLTDNLKVEDTKALNKKAWNIIFKQLQTFNE from the coding sequence ATGAAGTTTTTTAAATATCTATTCTGGATTTTATACCGCATTTGGTTCTACATACTTGTAGCAATGCCAATACTTATTATGTTTCCCATACTTTTAATTTCCATTTTAAAGGAATCGTGGTATCCATTCTTTTTTAAATTGGCTCGTATTTGGGCTAAAATAATTTTAATTGGTATGGGCTTTAATTGGAAGATTGAAAGTGAGCAAACGCCCGAAAAAAGTAAAAGCTATATGTTTATTGCCAATCATACTTCTATGACAGACATTATGCTTATGTTGGTTTCGGTGAAAAACCCGTTTGTTTTTGTTGGAAAAAAAGAGCTGACTAAAATTCCGTTATTTGGATTTTTCTATAAGCGTACCTGTATTTTGGTTGATAGAAGTTCCGAAAAAAGCAGAAAAGCCGTTTTTTTAAGAGCACAGAAACGATTGAAAACAGGGGTAAGTATTTGTATTTTTCCCGAAGGCGGTGTGCCAGAAGAACATATTGTGTTAGACGAATTTAAAGATGGTGCTTTTCGGCTGGCCATTAACCATCATATTCCTATTGTACCAATAACTTTTGCAGATAACAAAAAGCGACTTTCCTATACCTTTTTTAGCGGAAGTCCTGGGATAATGCGTGTAAAAATCCATGATTTTTTATTGACCGATAATTTAAAGGTTGAAGACACCAAAGCTTTAAATAAAAAGGCCTGGAACATTATTTTCAAACAATTACAAACCTTCAATGAATAA
- a CDS encoding PSP1 domain-containing protein produces MACNSCSTGKDGQPKGCKNNGTCGTDSCNKLTVFDWLANMSLPRGEKPFSWVEVRFKNGRKEYYHNTDNLTLSIGDVVATQAPSGHDIGMVTLVGELVRVQMKRKNISETPEEILKIYRKASQKDIDIWKEARDREDPMKVRARQFAIDLKLQMKISDIEFQGDASKATFYYTAEERVDFRELIKVFAREFRTRIEMKQVGFRQEASRLGGIGSCGRELCCSTWLTDFRSVSTSAARYQQLSLNPLKLAGQCGKLKCCLNYELDSYLDALKSFPKTEIKLQTEKGTAVCQKTDIFKGHMWYAYEGEWANWHKITTTQANEIIALNKKNQKVASLEEYASELTEENTKTEFGNVVGQDSLTRFDSPKPNKKRKSNKNRNNRNKNNKQKPQKNKDAAK; encoded by the coding sequence ATGGCTTGTAACAGTTGTTCAACTGGTAAAGACGGTCAACCTAAAGGATGTAAAAATAATGGCACTTGCGGCACCGATAGTTGTAATAAACTAACGGTTTTCGATTGGTTAGCCAACATGTCGCTTCCTAGAGGCGAGAAACCATTTAGTTGGGTTGAAGTACGTTTTAAAAACGGAAGAAAAGAATACTATCACAACACTGATAATTTAACGTTAAGTATAGGTGATGTTGTGGCTACACAAGCCCCATCGGGTCATGATATAGGAATGGTTACCCTTGTGGGAGAATTGGTGCGTGTTCAAATGAAACGCAAAAACATTTCAGAAACCCCCGAGGAAATTCTTAAAATTTACCGAAAAGCAAGTCAGAAAGACATCGATATTTGGAAAGAGGCACGCGATAGAGAAGATCCTATGAAGGTGCGCGCACGTCAATTTGCGATTGATTTAAAGTTGCAGATGAAAATTTCTGATATTGAGTTTCAAGGTGATGCCAGTAAAGCAACCTTTTATTACACCGCGGAAGAGCGTGTGGATTTTAGAGAGCTTATTAAGGTTTTCGCACGAGAGTTTAGAACACGTATTGAAATGAAACAAGTCGGGTTTCGTCAAGAAGCATCAAGACTTGGTGGTATTGGCTCTTGTGGGCGCGAATTATGTTGCTCTACTTGGTTAACAGATTTCCGTTCGGTAAGTACCTCGGCAGCCCGTTACCAGCAATTGTCCTTAAACCCGTTAAAATTAGCAGGACAATGTGGCAAACTTAAATGTTGCTTAAATTATGAGTTGGATAGTTACCTTGATGCTTTAAAAAGTTTCCCGAAAACCGAAATAAAACTGCAAACCGAAAAAGGAACTGCAGTATGTCAAAAAACCGATATTTTTAAAGGGCATATGTGGTATGCCTACGAAGGTGAATGGGCTAATTGGCATAAAATAACTACCACACAGGCAAACGAAATCATTGCTTTAAACAAGAAAAACCAAAAGGTCGCTAGCTTGGAAGAATACGCTTCAGAACTTACCGAAGAAAATACTAAAACCGAGTTTGGAAACGTTGTAGGTCAAGATAGTTTAACACGTTTTGATAGTCCAAAACCTAATAAAAAACGTAAAAGCAATAAGAACCGAAACAATAGAAACAAGAATAATAAACAAAAACCCCAAAAGAATAAAGATGCTGCGAAATAA
- a CDS encoding RNA polymerase sigma factor, giving the protein MSLDQLIESCKINNTKAQSELYKLFSSKLFSVCLKYSRNYAEAEDNLQDAFITIFKKIDQYKNKGSFEGWLKRVTINTVLQKYRSEKVFDIINENVIDEVELDVDEESISIDYLLRIIQELPDRYRLVFNLYVLDGYSHKDIADMLDINIGTSKSNLARARQILKQTIEDYKSTQSLQSL; this is encoded by the coding sequence TTGAGTTTAGATCAACTCATAGAAAGTTGCAAAATAAATAATACTAAAGCGCAAAGTGAATTGTATAAACTCTTTTCGAGCAAACTTTTCTCTGTGTGTTTAAAGTATTCGCGTAATTATGCCGAAGCAGAAGATAATCTGCAAGACGCGTTTATAACAATTTTCAAAAAAATTGATCAGTATAAAAACAAAGGCTCTTTTGAGGGCTGGTTAAAGCGGGTTACCATAAATACCGTATTACAAAAGTATAGAAGCGAAAAGGTTTTTGATATTATAAATGAAAATGTCATTGATGAAGTTGAATTAGACGTTGATGAGGAGTCTATCTCTATCGACTATCTTTTACGAATCATTCAAGAATTACCAGATAGGTATCGATTGGTTTTTAACCTATATGTGCTGGATGGTTATTCTCATAAAGACATAGCAGATATGCTAGATATAAACATTGGCACTTCAAAATCCAATTTAGCACGTGCTAGACAAATTTTGAAACAGACTATTGAAGATTACAAATCAACACAAAGTTTACAATCATTATAG
- a CDS encoding Fic family protein has protein sequence MDISKKIAFQPTIFQDIIQKLGVVDTFKGGWNLIENKEKRYLKELRDIATIQSIGSSTRIEGATLTDEEVKQLLKSVQIDKLDKREEQEVVGYYEALELILEHYEDIDLSERYLHQLHSILLKYSSKDQRHKGQYKNLSNQVVANYPDGDQKVIFRTTEPHLTAVEMHNLIVWTNEQLEEKKLHPVLITSIFVYEFLSIHPYQDGNGRLSRLLTTFMLLKQNYNFIEYVSFEHVIENRKDMYYRVLMETQKHRGSDDEILDRWVIFFLDCLIDLTEKLKTKYEIYNNLKSSTNDRQKQVLDYIGKNKTIQIKNLEEDLPDYSRNTLKKDLQYLVREGFILTTGSGRGVHYHAKD, from the coding sequence ATGGATATATCTAAAAAAATAGCGTTTCAACCTACAATATTTCAGGATATCATACAAAAACTAGGCGTTGTGGATACCTTTAAAGGTGGCTGGAACCTTATAGAGAACAAAGAGAAGCGTTACCTAAAGGAACTACGAGATATTGCCACCATCCAGAGCATTGGCTCATCGACCAGAATTGAAGGAGCGACCCTGACCGATGAAGAAGTAAAGCAATTGCTTAAATCGGTTCAGATAGATAAATTGGATAAACGAGAAGAACAAGAGGTTGTAGGCTATTATGAAGCATTGGAGCTTATATTAGAACATTATGAGGATATAGATCTTTCAGAGCGTTACCTGCACCAATTACATTCTATACTTTTAAAATACAGCAGTAAAGACCAACGCCATAAAGGACAGTATAAAAACCTTTCTAATCAAGTTGTAGCCAATTATCCCGATGGCGATCAAAAAGTTATATTCAGGACTACCGAGCCTCATTTAACCGCAGTTGAAATGCACAATTTAATCGTATGGACCAATGAGCAATTGGAAGAAAAGAAATTGCATCCCGTATTGATAACATCCATATTTGTATATGAATTCCTATCCATTCACCCCTATCAGGATGGTAATGGCAGATTATCACGTTTGCTAACTACATTTATGTTACTAAAACAAAATTATAATTTTATAGAATATGTGTCCTTTGAACATGTTATTGAAAACAGAAAGGACATGTACTATCGTGTACTAATGGAAACCCAAAAACACAGAGGTAGTGATGATGAAATACTGGATCGCTGGGTGATTTTCTTTTTAGATTGTCTTATTGACCTTACCGAAAAATTAAAGACCAAATACGAGATCTACAATAACCTAAAAAGCAGCACGAACGATAGACAAAAACAAGTATTGGATTATATTGGCAAAAACAAAACCATCCAAATAAAGAATTTGGAAGAAGATTTGCCTGATTATTCAAGAAATACACTAAAAAAGGATTTACAGTATTTGGTACGGGAAGGTTTTATATTAACAACTGGTTCAGGTCGTGGCGTACATTACCATGCTAAAGACTAA
- the trhO gene encoding oxygen-dependent tRNA uridine(34) hydroxylase TrhO: MQLYNKLSAKERAELIDKTGKNRLTLSFYQYAKIDNPQTFRDHLFLTWDALDVLGRIYVAHEGINGQLSLPADRFNEFKAHLDSIDFLKDIRLNVAVEQDNKSFLKLKVKVRNKIVADGLNDDTFDVTNKGIHLKAEEFNQFIEDENTVLVDMRNHYESEIGHFKNAITPDVDTFRESLDIIEDDLKNHKEDKNLVMYCTGGIRCEKASAYFKHKGFKNVYQLEGGIIEYTRQVKESNLENKFLGQNFVFDERRAERISEDVIANCHQCGKPFDVHTNCANDACHLLFIQCDACKEEMNNCCSTTCKEIHALPYEEQKELRKGQGNSNDIFKKGRADHLSYKKDLRNIFDHFNTNK, translated from the coding sequence ATGCAACTGTACAATAAATTAAGTGCAAAAGAAAGGGCAGAATTAATCGATAAAACAGGCAAGAATCGATTAACACTTTCTTTTTATCAGTACGCCAAAATCGATAACCCTCAAACCTTTAGAGACCATTTGTTTTTAACCTGGGACGCATTAGATGTTTTAGGTAGGATTTATGTTGCCCATGAGGGTATTAACGGTCAATTATCATTACCTGCCGATCGTTTTAACGAATTTAAAGCCCATTTAGATAGTATCGATTTTTTAAAGGATATTCGTTTGAATGTTGCTGTAGAGCAAGACAATAAATCGTTTTTAAAACTGAAAGTGAAAGTGCGTAACAAAATTGTTGCCGACGGTTTAAACGATGATACGTTTGACGTTACCAATAAGGGCATTCACTTAAAAGCTGAAGAATTTAATCAGTTTATTGAAGATGAAAACACGGTTTTGGTTGATATGCGAAACCACTACGAAAGTGAAATAGGTCATTTTAAAAATGCGATAACACCCGATGTTGACACCTTTAGGGAATCGTTGGATATTATTGAAGACGATTTAAAAAACCATAAAGAAGATAAAAATTTAGTGATGTATTGTACTGGTGGGATTCGTTGCGAAAAAGCCAGTGCCTACTTTAAACATAAGGGGTTTAAAAATGTGTATCAGTTAGAAGGTGGTATTATTGAGTACACAAGACAAGTAAAGGAATCCAACCTCGAAAATAAGTTTTTAGGACAAAATTTCGTGTTTGACGAAAGACGTGCCGAACGTATTAGTGAAGATGTTATAGCAAACTGCCATCAATGCGGTAAACCGTTCGACGTGCATACCAATTGCGCAAACGATGCTTGTCATCTTTTGTTTATTCAGTGCGACGCATGTAAAGAAGAAATGAACAATTGCTGCTCAACAACCTGTAAAGAGATACACGCGCTTCCTTACGAAGAACAAAAAGAACTCAGAAAAGGGCAGGGCAACAGCAACGATATCTTTAAAAAAGGACGTGCAGACCATTTGTCTTATAAAAAAGATTTAAGGAATATTTTCGACCATTTCAATACTAATAAATAG